Proteins encoded within one genomic window of Neodiprion fabricii isolate iyNeoFabr1 chromosome 6, iyNeoFabr1.1, whole genome shotgun sequence:
- the LOC124185066 gene encoding putative nuclease HARBI1: MAEGYLAIDISNLDYRVRRLERTLERKLMRREQDPFDLTNEEFIELYRINLQLAADLIDTLQPSLQRVRDSGLSVQTQVLTAVRYYAIGCYQRPVGDQWGISLSQSSVSRCIHDVKNAINERLLRPWVQFPMTPEDWKRAASQFATALQPFQGAIGAIDCTHVALLGPREHEEACVNHHGYHSLNVQAV, encoded by the exons ATGGCAGAGGGTTATCTTGCAATAGATATATCAAACTTAGATTATAGAGTTAGGCGTTTAGAACGAACATTAGAACGCAAGTTGATGCGAAGAGAGCAAGACCCATTTGATTTAACGAATGAAGAGTTTATTGAATTATACCGCATAAACCTACAACTTGCAGCAGACCTGATTGACACTTTACAGCCTAGTTTACAACGTGTGAGGGACAGTGGACTCTCAGTCCAAACACAG GTATTAACAGCTGTGAGATATTATGCCATCGGTTGTTATCAACGTCCAGTAGGAGACCAGTGGGGTATCTCATTAAGTCAGTCATCAGTGAGCCGGTGCATTCATGATGTCAAAAATGCTATCAATGAACGATTACTAAGGCCATGGGTACAATTTCCCATGACTCCGGAAGACTGGAAACGAGCAGCATCACAATTTGCCACCGCACTTCAACCATTTCAAGGAGCTATTGGAGCAATTGATTGCACTCATGTCGCATTGCTTGGGCCCAGAGAACATGAGGAGGCATGTGTTAATCACCATGGATATCACTCACTCAATGTGCAGGCGGTATGA
- the LOC124185067 gene encoding uncharacterized protein LOC124185067, giving the protein MGHQSCCVVDCKNTSRNSNCKFYKFPVANWKLNQRKKWIAAVKRQNIDGSLWSPKPMDVICSEHFISGEKSDIESSPNFAPTIFPSAYRRRKVNESAVLNRHKRFMERRIMKKSLSSTAEIHPVMNFVEPPEIAEGDQNNTFMNQTVEQACLLDLLEDGDVVLADKGFPEIKTFIDASGKKLKMVMPPFLEKKSEFTTQQTQETYSIAKHNYQYLMYQCFHHSLYLVL; this is encoded by the exons atgggTCATCAAAGTTGTTGTGTAGTCGATTGCAAAAATACAAGTCGAAATagcaattgtaaattttataagtTTCCGGTTGCCAATTGGAAATTAAATCAGCGAAAAAAATGGATCGCTGCTGTTAAAAGGCAAAA taTTGATGGATCGTTATGGTCTCCAAAACCTATGGATGTTATATGCAGTGAACACTTCATTAGCGGTGAAAAATCAGATATTGAATCAAGTCCCAACTTCGCTCCAACTATTTTTCCATCAGCTTATAGACGACGTAAAGTCAACGAATCTGCCGTTTTGAATAG ACACAAACGCTTCATGGAGagaagaataatgaaaaagtcaTTATCGTCAACGGCTGAGATACATCCGGTGATGAATTTTGTAGAACCGCCTGAAATAGCTGAAGGTGATCAAAATAATACATTCATGAATCAAACGGTGGAGCAGGCAT GTTTATTAGATCTTCTAGAAGATGGTGACGTCGTTTTGGCTGACAAAGGTTTTCCGGAAATTAAAACATTTATCGATgcaagtggaaaaaaattaaaaatggttaTGCCACcttttttagagaaaaaatctgaatttaCAACACAACAAACTCAAGAAACGTACAGCATAGCAAAA caCAACTATCAGTATTTGATGTATCAATGTTTTCATCATTCTCTGTACTTGGTTCTTTAG
- the LOC124185068 gene encoding uncharacterized protein LOC124185068 codes for MASKRIRSGRATDAQLAAMVQFIETHKGIAEGKFLIMNGKEELRKKWDQLANTLNMTKGATKTTSQWQVTWRDMKSRTSQKARKIRNQRNATGNKEIDEVPLTPLELRVIGIICKNYVEGSSDCPDSVPEEWELQEQLAAGDSSPSLKPPRVVSIFDHIASTSTCTDVFESDIANNYGDNENPNVDLIDWEYMELGNTKEGIAERRQSEQLSSTRDQFAAIAESHVQSVMMLAEAAKLQAEGTKRHADAMGRLAEAMEQQADAAVQNATNEKARIEVMSQLVEVLSQILPTYQ; via the exons ATGGCATC AAAAAGAATTAGAAGCGGACGGGCGACGGATGCGCAATTAGCGGCAATGGTGCAGTTTATCGAAACACACAAAGGGATTGCGGAAGGGAAATTCCTAATTATGAATGGAAAGGAAGAACTCCGTAAAAAATGGGATCAACTGGCAAATACTTTAAATATGACCAAAGGTGCAACCAAAACCACATCTCAATGGCAAGTA ACTTGGAGAGATATGAAAAGTCGAACATCACAGAAAGCACGTAAAATTAGAAATCAGCGTAATGCAACAGGCAATAAAGAAATTGACGAAGTTCCATTGACACCATTAGAGCTAAGAGTCATTGGAATCATTTGCAAAAACTACGTTGAAGGTAGCTCTGACTGTCCTGATAGCGTTCCCGAAGAATGG GAGTTACAAGAACAGCTTGCTGCAGGCGACTCCTCACCATCATTAAAACCTCCACGTGTAGTTAGCATCTTTGACCACATAGCGAGTACATCAACATGCACTGATGTTTTTGAATCAGACATTGCCAATAACTATGGAGATAACG AAAACCCCAATGTTGACCTCATTGACTGGGAATATATGGAATTGGGCAACACTAAAGAAGGCATTGCAGAAA GAAGACAATCTGAACAATTATCTTCTACACGGGACCAGTTTGCAGCAATTGCTGAGTCACATGTCCAATCAGTGATG ATGCTAGCTGAAGCTGCAAAATTACAGGCAGAAGGGACAAAGCGTCATGCCGATGCTATGGGTCGATTGGCAGAAGCGATGGAACAGCAAGCTGATGCAGCTGTGCAAAACGCTACCAATGAAAAAGCGAGAATCGAAGTCATGTCTCAGCTAGTAGAAGTACTATCACAGATTTTACCAACTTACCAATAA